A region of Toxorhynchites rutilus septentrionalis strain SRP chromosome 1, ASM2978413v1, whole genome shotgun sequence DNA encodes the following proteins:
- the LOC129779995 gene encoding uncharacterized protein LOC129779995: MQPIFNKIPPEVNILLYADDVILIVKDKNHSAIRKHLRKGVKAATDWALSVGFAIAPTKSKLLHACFQQHRKRGRAIKINDAPIPRVRKIKILGILVDAKLNFKQHLNSIKNSCSRRIQILRILGRRLKRSSRSTLLKVGSALIISKLFFGLGLTSLNVDDIERILGPTYNEVVRQSSGVFITSPISSIMAEAGCLPFRLALTQRLSKLAVRLLENNPEAIDYPVVERSVELLQQSTGFIFPKVSCIQRASDRPWHAQPPKIDNQLRNAIKAGTIKNIVLPQFQEFIANRYNSFTHVFTDGSKDGNSTGAGVAIGRENYSYCLPSICSVFSAEAFALNVGLSKTGEELNTLVLTDSASCLDALHGGRSKHPWIQSVEKLIGNRNVQFSWIPGHSGIPGNEQADHLAKQGLTETQLDIPIPAQDVTHAIKSNIWQAWELEWNRSRVQLRQIKNTPGKYPDRTCASDQRILSRIRIGHTRLTHSHLLKHNPPPICTCCGIRLTVQHILIDCRAFAQTRSACGINGTLADILAYNPQKEELVIKFLKDSNLYNEI; this comes from the coding sequence ATGCAACCTATCTTCAATAAAATACCCCCTGAAGTCAATATTCTTTTATACGCCGACGATGTGATCCTTATAGTCAAAGACAAAAATCACAGTGCAATACGGAAGCATCTAAGGAAGGGTGTTAAAGCCGCCACCGATTGGGCATTGAGCGTCggttttgccatcgctccaaCCAAATCCAAGCTGTTACATGCCTGTTTCCAACAGCACCGAAAACGAGGACGAGCCATTAAAATAAACGACGCGCCAATACCACgagtgagaaaaataaaaattctcggAATCCTTGTCGACGCAAAGCTCAACTTCAAACAACACCTAAACTCTATCAAAAATAGTTGCAGTAGAAGAATACAAATCCTGCGAATCCTAGGTCGCCGATTGAAAAGAAGTAGTCGATCTACTCTGTTAAAAGTGGGCTCAGCGTTGATCATCTCCAAGCTGTTTTTCGGATTAGGACTCACTAGTCTTAACGTAGATGATATTGAACGAATTCTTGGACCAACATACAACGAGGTAGTGCGCCAATCCTCTGGTGTATTTATAACCAGCCCAATCAGCTCTATCATGGCTGAGGCGGGATGCCTTCCGTTTCGACTAGCACTAACTCAACGCCTGTCGAAACTGGCAGTGCGCCTCCTAGAAAACAATCCGGAAGCAATCGACTATCCGGTGGTTGAACGATCAGTAGAACTACTTCAACAATCTACAGGATTTATATTTCCGAAGGTAAGCTGCATCCAACGAGCTAGTGATAGACCATGGCATGCTCAACCACCGAAAATCGATAACCAACTAAGAAACGCAATCAAAGCTGGCACAATAAAAAACATCGTTCTGCCACAGTTTCAAGAGTTTATCGCGAATCGTTATAACTCTTTCACTCACGTTTTCACTGACGGCTCTAAAGACGGAAACTCCACTGGTGCTGGAGTGGCTATAGGTAGGGAAAATTATAGCTACTGTTTACCAAGTATCTGCAGCGTTTTCTCCGCGGAAGCATTCGCCTTGAACGTTGGTTTGTCAAAAACGGGTGAGGAACTAAACACACTGGTACTGACAGATTCTGCTAGTTGCCTCGATGCTTTACATGGTGGGCGATCGAAACACCCATGGATCCAATCTGTTGAAAAACTGATCGGAAACCGAAATGTCCAATTCAGCTGGATTCCAGGGCATTCTGGTATTCCGGGAAACGAACAAGCAGATCACTTAGCCAAACAAGGATTAACAGAAACTCAACTTGACATCCCAATACCAGCCCAAGATGTCACACATGCTATCAAAAGTAACATCTGGCAGGCGTGGGAACTGGAATGGAACCGAAGCCGAGTACAACTCAGGCAAATCAAAAACACACCTGGAAAATACCCGGATCGCACGTGCGCTTCCGATCAGCGTATCTTATCACGAATACGAATAGGGCATACTCGTCTCACTCACTCCCATCTGCTAAAACACAACCCTCCACCGATTTGTACATGTTGTGGAATACGACTAACAGTGCAACACATTCTAATTGATTGCAGAGCATTCGCCCAAACACGCAGTGCTTGCGGGATCAACGGAACTTTAGCTGATATCCTAGCGTACAATCCACAGAAAGAAGAATTAGTTATTAAATTCCTCAAAGACAGCAACTTGTATAACGAAATTTAA